The following are encoded together in the Flavihumibacter fluvii genome:
- a CDS encoding DUF3667 domain-containing protein, with translation MEGETIICKNCGHGFRLKYCNACGQSADTHRITWKLVLEHLPHAIFHVNRGLFFLLFELIKRPGHTIREYLEGKRRGHVNPFTMLVVVGVICSWLYVHFNVQTVLSSVNLRKLEEQRVTVAHKYFALRTIFICLLCSMGDYLFFRGKKYNLPEMVIANVYMFCGVSVIQLLFIPLLLLARSLHLYAYAMFFIIPPVLAYLVYCRFQFLQAGNNKKLQVKIVVTVLLYTALVVLIGQKMVRPFFEN, from the coding sequence TTGGAAGGCGAAACAATTATTTGTAAGAACTGTGGGCATGGTTTCCGGTTGAAATATTGTAACGCCTGTGGCCAAAGCGCAGACACGCATCGCATCACCTGGAAACTGGTACTGGAGCACCTTCCGCATGCCATCTTCCATGTTAACCGCGGACTGTTTTTCTTGCTATTCGAATTAATCAAAAGGCCGGGGCATACCATACGGGAGTACCTGGAAGGAAAACGCAGGGGCCATGTTAATCCATTTACCATGCTAGTTGTGGTAGGGGTCATCTGTTCCTGGTTATATGTGCATTTTAATGTTCAAACCGTACTGTCCTCGGTTAACCTGCGAAAGCTGGAGGAACAGCGTGTCACGGTTGCACACAAGTATTTTGCCTTGAGGACGATTTTCATCTGTCTGTTGTGCAGCATGGGCGACTACCTGTTTTTCCGGGGGAAGAAATACAATCTCCCGGAAATGGTGATCGCCAATGTCTATATGTTTTGCGGCGTTTCCGTTATACAGCTCTTGTTTATCCCGCTATTGCTGTTAGCCAGGAGCCTTCACCTGTATGCTTATGCGATGTTTTTTATCATCCCGCCGGTGCTGGCCTACCTGGTGTATTGCCGGTTTCAATTCCTGCAGGCGGGTAACAACAAAAAATTGCAGGTGAAGATTGTGGTGACCGTGCTCTTGTATACTGCCCTGGTTGTATTGATCGGGCAAAAAATGGTGCGGCCTTTTTTTGAAAATTGA
- a CDS encoding YegP family protein, producing the protein MTSESYSSKANCENGIDSIMNTEKIVSDVLMELITSPVSVNSLLQIAAFLFIKFKSSITVHASVFFSPAADRQLIYFTR; encoded by the coding sequence CTGACCAGCGAAAGCTATTCATCAAAAGCAAATTGTGAGAACGGCATTGATTCCATAATGAATACCGAAAAGATAGTGAGCGATGTCCTCATGGAATTGATCACCTCGCCGGTAAGCGTCAATAGTTTATTGCAGATAGCAGCTTTTCTTTTTATAAAGTTCAAATCCTCCATCACAGTACATGCCAGCGTTTTCTTTAGTCCAGCTGCTGACAGGCAGCTGATTTATTTTACCAGGTAA
- a CDS encoding transglycosylase SLT domain-containing protein, whose product MLPARIAISCLLIISLGIEGCLHDSDKAKSAASDSVEVPVVAPVEDTTRFAFNPEDEFLGLGISQFGDLDSMISRRKIRALVPYTHLYYYIDGKARKGIAFEALNQFEKSLNEQLHFKPHQVRVIFIPVNRSQVIPLLRDGYADLAYAGITINEERKKLVDFSTPSITGLKEIIVGGPASPKLNTLADLAGQEIYLHIGSSYETTTKKLSDSLVKLGLKPIKISALDPYLESEDILEMVNAGVIPFSATVEEVARLWLNVFDSLVLYDKIPLATNVSYGVVFRKGSPKLKAATDKFITQNAKGTLLGNILYRKYAKDVSLLPGRHSKYAIAQVKALQSTFQNYADRYHMDWLLMVGQGYQESQLNQQLVSQAGAVGIMQVLPTTAAGKPINISNVNTVDNNVHAGVKYMRYLIDRYFNDPGIDVLNRHLLALAAYNCGPARVAQMRRMAMEKGLNPNIWFDNVEIIAAREIGRETVDYVSNIYKFYASYRALNYYVAQRGRKLIQ is encoded by the coding sequence ATGCTGCCTGCAAGAATAGCGATATCCTGCTTACTGATTATTTCACTGGGCATAGAAGGCTGCCTTCATGATAGTGATAAAGCTAAATCTGCTGCCTCAGATTCAGTAGAAGTTCCTGTTGTAGCACCTGTTGAAGATACTACCAGGTTCGCTTTTAATCCAGAAGATGAATTCCTGGGATTAGGTATATCACAGTTTGGTGACCTCGACAGCATGATTTCTCGCAGAAAGATCAGGGCCCTGGTCCCCTATACGCATCTATACTATTACATTGATGGAAAGGCCCGTAAAGGCATTGCCTTTGAAGCATTGAACCAATTTGAAAAATCTCTTAACGAGCAATTACATTTTAAACCTCACCAGGTACGGGTTATTTTTATCCCTGTCAATCGTAGCCAGGTAATACCACTTTTACGCGATGGTTATGCAGACCTTGCCTATGCCGGTATCACGATCAATGAGGAACGGAAAAAACTGGTTGATTTCTCTACTCCATCCATTACAGGTCTTAAAGAGATTATCGTTGGCGGTCCGGCATCGCCAAAACTTAACACCCTGGCTGACCTTGCCGGCCAGGAAATTTATCTGCATATCGGCAGTAGTTATGAGACCACTACTAAGAAGCTGAGCGATTCGCTGGTAAAGCTAGGCTTGAAGCCTATCAAAATTAGCGCTTTAGATCCTTACCTGGAATCTGAAGATATCCTGGAAATGGTTAACGCAGGTGTTATTCCATTCTCGGCAACTGTTGAAGAGGTAGCCCGGTTATGGTTGAACGTCTTTGATAGTTTGGTGTTGTATGACAAGATTCCATTAGCCACCAATGTTTCTTACGGTGTAGTTTTCCGCAAGGGTTCCCCGAAATTAAAAGCAGCAACGGATAAGTTCATTACTCAAAATGCAAAGGGTACTTTACTGGGTAATATCCTGTACAGGAAGTATGCAAAAGATGTTAGTCTGCTTCCTGGCAGGCACAGCAAATACGCCATTGCGCAAGTGAAGGCACTTCAATCAACCTTCCAGAATTATGCCGACCGGTATCATATGGATTGGCTGCTTATGGTTGGGCAGGGATACCAGGAGTCGCAATTAAACCAGCAATTGGTGAGCCAGGCCGGCGCCGTTGGTATAATGCAGGTTTTGCCTACAACCGCAGCAGGTAAACCCATTAACATCAGTAATGTTAATACGGTTGATAACAATGTGCATGCTGGTGTAAAATATATGCGCTACCTGATCGACAGGTACTTTAATGACCCTGGTATTGATGTGCTGAATCGTCATTTGCTTGCCCTGGCGGCTTACAATTGCGGACCGGCAAGAGTAGCCCAAATGCGAAGGATGGCTATGGAAAAAGGCCTGAACCCAAACATTTGGTTTGATAATGTTGAAATAATTGCTGCCCGGGAGATTGGCCGGGAGACAGTAGATTATGTAAGCAACATTTATAAGTTTTATGCCTCCTATCGCGCTTTGAATTATTATGTTGCACAGCGTGGCAGAAAACTCATTCAATAA
- a CDS encoding efflux RND transporter periplasmic adaptor subunit encodes MKQNKPYSFHYSVMAIVASIILYSCGNISQPETAAAPEVQAYPVFKLAAKDATLATDYPANLQGIQNIEIRPKIDGFIEAIYIDEGATVKKGQLLFRIRAPQYQQDLNTAAAAINSAEADLNVAELQVQKTRTLVEKDIISKFELQSAENNLKVRKSALAQAQANYANAKTNLGYTTITSPVNGMVGALPYKLGSLVGSTTPMPLTTISNISKVYAYFSMNEKQLLEFSKQYLGSTIEEKLNQLPPVDLILSDGTTYPEKGKVETISGFINSQTGTASFRASFPNPLALIRSGGSALVRMPVFLKNAVVIPQKSTYELQGKHFVYLVQDSGKVTSTEIGIMDKSVGQYYVVTGGLKPGETLVLESAAPLPDGTRIKPDLQPEDKVYGNLK; translated from the coding sequence ATGAAACAAAACAAACCTTATTCTTTCCATTATTCCGTAATGGCAATAGTTGCTTCCATCATCCTGTATTCCTGCGGCAATATTTCACAACCTGAAACTGCCGCAGCACCGGAAGTACAGGCCTATCCCGTATTCAAGCTCGCAGCAAAAGACGCTACCCTGGCCACCGATTACCCCGCCAACCTGCAGGGCATACAGAACATCGAGATCCGGCCCAAGATCGACGGCTTCATCGAAGCGATTTATATCGATGAAGGCGCTACCGTGAAAAAGGGACAATTGCTCTTCCGCATCAGGGCCCCGCAATACCAGCAGGACCTGAACACAGCGGCGGCGGCAATCAACAGCGCTGAAGCCGACCTGAACGTGGCTGAATTGCAGGTGCAAAAAACAAGGACCCTGGTGGAAAAAGATATCATCAGCAAATTCGAACTCCAGTCCGCGGAAAATAACCTCAAAGTGCGGAAGTCCGCCCTGGCCCAGGCGCAGGCGAATTATGCCAACGCTAAAACCAACCTGGGCTATACCACCATCACCAGCCCGGTGAATGGTATGGTGGGTGCCCTGCCGTATAAGCTGGGCAGCCTGGTGGGCAGCACCACGCCCATGCCATTGACCACCATTTCCAATATCAGCAAGGTCTACGCGTATTTCTCCATGAACGAAAAACAGTTGCTTGAATTCTCCAAGCAGTACCTAGGCAGTACCATCGAAGAAAAACTGAACCAGTTGCCGCCCGTTGACCTGATCTTATCCGATGGCACCACTTACCCGGAGAAAGGAAAAGTGGAAACCATCAGCGGCTTCATCAATTCCCAGACCGGTACGGCCAGCTTCCGCGCCAGTTTCCCCAACCCGCTGGCCCTGATCCGCAGCGGTGGCAGTGCCCTGGTAAGGATGCCCGTTTTCCTGAAGAATGCTGTGGTCATTCCGCAAAAATCTACCTATGAATTACAGGGCAAGCACTTTGTATACCTGGTGCAGGACAGCGGGAAAGTGACCAGTACGGAAATTGGCATCATGGATAAAAGCGTCGGCCAGTATTATGTCGTTACCGGTGGACTGAAACCCGGGGAAACCCTTGTGCTGGAAAGCGCCGCACCCCTTCCCGATGGCACCCGTATCAAGCCCGATCTGCAACCCGAAGACAAAGTGTACGGAAACCTGAAATAG
- a CDS encoding efflux RND transporter permease subunit, producing the protein MLKTFIERPVLSTVISVILVLLGIIGLVTLPITQYPEIAPPTVQVSANYQGANADVVLNSVIVPLEEAINGVENMTYMTSSAGNDGSARITIFFKQGINPDLAAVNVQNRVSRAIPLLPAEVTRAGVTTSKQQSSMVMVFGLKSTNKSFDGIFLQNYANINLLPMVKRVNGVGEAMAFGVQDYSMRIWLKPDAMAAYGLVPEDINTALAEQNIEAAPGKIGENSNQSFQYVLKYKGRLKKPVEYENIVIKSTTNGELLHLKDVARIELGSLSYSVTSETDSLPSIVMAVFQAAGSNAHEMIKQVEATIETASKTFPPGVEYTMIFTANEFLDVSISQVIITLIEAFILVFIVVFIFLQDLRSTLIPAIAVPVAIIGTFFFLKLFGFTINLLTLFALVLAIGIVVDDAIVVVEAVHAKLDNDVSSAKSATLQAMNEISGAVISITLVMAAVFIPVTFISGSVGVFYKQFGLTLAVAIIISAVNALTLSPALCAILLKPHHENSLRHGVMHRFYAAFNAGFNATTGRYKRSVQFLSRRKWIALAGIAAFSGLLWFLLKTTPGGFVPNEDQSFIMADISLPPAASLERTDAIIKQVVEIARSMPEMESVTSLAGSGILSGGNGGSYGALFMELKTWKDRAGKEHSVDAVITRLFEKTAAIKGANILFFAPPTLEGFGNTSGFEIQLQDKSGGDLTKFSEVNNQFLAALNKRPEIQYGTSFFNINFPQYEIDVNVPKCKELNVAPSDVLNTLQGYYGGLYASNFNQFGKQYRVMVQADAAYRGTTESLNNIFVRTKNNVMAPVSELITLKRVYGPEFINRFNLFTAISVSGAPNPGFSSGDAINAVKAVAAQTLPQGYGYEFSGLSREEISSGSQTVLIFLLCLVFVYFLLSAQYESYILPFAVLLSLPIGLAGAFVFAYFFGIQNNIYLQITLIMLIGLLAKNGILIVEFAVNRREQGATIMQSAIDGAVARLRPILMTSFAFIFGLMPLMFSTGAGANGNRSIGTGAVGGMLIGTLFGVFVIPVLFIIFQTLQERISSKKKSV; encoded by the coding sequence ATGCTTAAGACATTTATTGAAAGGCCGGTATTATCTACGGTAATATCGGTGATACTGGTTTTATTGGGCATCATTGGCCTGGTCACCCTGCCCATAACCCAATACCCGGAAATTGCCCCGCCTACCGTACAGGTATCGGCCAACTACCAGGGCGCCAATGCCGATGTGGTGCTGAATAGTGTTATCGTCCCGCTCGAAGAAGCGATCAACGGTGTGGAGAACATGACCTACATGACCTCCAGCGCCGGTAATGATGGCTCTGCCCGGATCACCATTTTTTTTAAGCAGGGCATCAATCCCGACCTCGCTGCGGTGAATGTGCAGAACCGCGTATCCCGCGCTATCCCGCTCCTGCCTGCCGAAGTTACCCGCGCCGGTGTTACCACCAGCAAACAGCAAAGCAGCATGGTGATGGTATTCGGACTGAAGAGTACCAACAAATCCTTCGACGGGATTTTCCTGCAGAACTATGCCAATATCAACCTGCTGCCCATGGTCAAAAGGGTGAACGGCGTAGGTGAGGCGATGGCTTTCGGCGTGCAGGATTATTCCATGCGCATCTGGCTGAAACCCGATGCCATGGCGGCGTACGGACTGGTGCCGGAAGATATCAATACCGCCCTTGCCGAACAGAATATTGAAGCCGCGCCCGGTAAGATCGGGGAAAACAGCAACCAGTCTTTCCAGTATGTGCTTAAATACAAAGGCCGGCTGAAGAAGCCGGTGGAATATGAGAATATTGTGATCAAGAGCACCACGAACGGTGAACTCCTGCACCTGAAAGATGTTGCCCGCATTGAACTGGGGTCTTTATCTTATTCGGTGACCTCCGAAACAGACAGCCTGCCCTCCATTGTGATGGCCGTTTTCCAGGCGGCCGGGTCCAATGCCCACGAGATGATCAAGCAGGTGGAAGCCACGATCGAAACGGCGTCTAAAACCTTCCCGCCCGGTGTGGAATACACCATGATTTTTACGGCCAATGAATTTCTGGATGTATCTATCAGCCAGGTGATCATTACGCTGATTGAAGCCTTCATCCTGGTTTTTATTGTGGTATTCATATTCCTGCAGGACCTGCGCTCTACTTTGATTCCGGCTATCGCCGTACCTGTAGCGATCATAGGCACATTTTTCTTCCTGAAGCTCTTTGGCTTTACGATCAACCTGCTCACCCTCTTCGCCCTGGTACTCGCCATTGGTATCGTGGTAGATGATGCCATCGTGGTGGTGGAGGCCGTCCATGCAAAACTGGACAATGATGTGAGTTCAGCGAAATCGGCCACACTGCAGGCCATGAATGAGATCAGCGGCGCCGTAATCTCCATCACGCTGGTGATGGCGGCGGTATTTATCCCGGTTACTTTTATCAGCGGCTCGGTGGGTGTTTTTTATAAACAGTTCGGGTTAACCCTGGCCGTGGCCATTATCATATCTGCCGTAAATGCGTTAACGCTGAGTCCGGCCTTGTGTGCCATCCTGTTGAAACCGCATCACGAAAACAGTTTACGGCATGGCGTTATGCATCGGTTTTATGCGGCATTCAATGCCGGGTTTAATGCTACAACGGGCAGGTACAAACGCTCGGTGCAGTTCTTATCCCGCAGGAAATGGATCGCGCTGGCTGGCATTGCTGCATTTTCCGGTTTGCTGTGGTTCTTGTTGAAAACGACCCCTGGTGGTTTTGTGCCCAATGAAGACCAGAGTTTTATCATGGCCGATATCTCCCTGCCGCCCGCAGCTTCCCTGGAGCGTACCGATGCCATCATTAAGCAGGTGGTGGAAATTGCGCGGAGTATGCCGGAGATGGAATCCGTTACCAGTTTAGCCGGCTCGGGTATCCTTAGCGGCGGCAATGGCGGATCTTACGGCGCTTTGTTTATGGAATTAAAAACCTGGAAAGACCGGGCTGGCAAGGAGCATTCTGTGGATGCGGTGATCACCAGGCTATTTGAAAAGACAGCCGCCATTAAAGGCGCTAATATTTTGTTCTTTGCCCCGCCCACCCTCGAAGGCTTTGGTAATACGAGTGGATTTGAAATTCAGTTGCAGGATAAATCCGGGGGCGACCTCACTAAATTCTCGGAAGTGAATAACCAGTTCCTGGCTGCCCTGAATAAGCGGCCCGAAATCCAATATGGTACCAGTTTCTTCAACATCAATTTCCCGCAATACGAAATTGATGTGAACGTACCGAAGTGTAAGGAATTGAATGTTGCGCCAAGCGATGTACTCAACACTTTACAAGGCTATTACGGCGGGTTGTATGCGTCCAACTTCAACCAGTTCGGGAAGCAATACAGGGTGATGGTGCAGGCCGATGCCGCCTACCGCGGTACCACCGAAAGCCTCAATAATATTTTCGTCCGCACGAAGAATAATGTGATGGCGCCGGTGTCGGAGCTGATTACCCTGAAGCGGGTATACGGACCGGAATTTATCAATCGCTTTAACCTCTTTACTGCCATTTCTGTTTCAGGCGCACCAAATCCGGGTTTCAGTTCCGGTGATGCCATCAACGCCGTAAAGGCCGTTGCTGCGCAGACCTTACCCCAGGGCTATGGCTATGAGTTCTCCGGATTAAGCCGCGAAGAAATTTCGAGCGGCAGCCAGACTGTCCTGATCTTTTTGCTCTGCCTGGTATTTGTGTATTTTTTGTTGAGTGCGCAGTATGAAAGCTATATCCTGCCATTCGCTGTTTTGTTGTCATTGCCCATCGGATTGGCTGGCGCATTCGTGTTTGCGTACTTCTTTGGTATCCAGAATAACATTTACCTGCAGATCACCCTCATCATGCTCATCGGGCTGCTGGCAAAAAATGGTATCCTGATCGTGGAGTTTGCGGTCAACCGGAGGGAGCAGGGTGCAACCATTATGCAGTCGGCCATCGATGGTGCCGTAGCCCGTTTGCGTCCGATCCTGATGACTTCCTTTGCCTTTATTTTTGGTCTGATGCCCCTGATGTTTTCAACCGGCGCGGGCGCCAATGGTAACCGGTCCATCGGAACCGGTGCAGTGGGCGGCATGCTGATCGGGACGCTGTTTGGTGTTTTCGTGATCCCGGTATTGTTTATCATTTTCCAAACCCTGCAGGAACGCATCAGCAGTAAAAAGAAGAGCGTTTAA
- a CDS encoding efflux transporter outer membrane subunit — translation MTLKHKELVLVMLLGAFLYTSCVTQKFQEPGMAVSGQLYRDTVVTDSASFATVNFTRLFTDTVLQNLITAGINENLDLKKAMQRMTMAQENVQQAKADFFPSLQGNARANSSKQSIAALNLPPDFIGTFPLAITTFQASISSSWEADIWGKLKSTKRVAVANFLQSDAARRAIQTQLVADIAGYYFQLLSLDEQLRITEQTLINRKKEMETMKVLKEAAIVTGAAVVQSEANRYAAEVLIPDIKRLIRETENALSILIARAPGSINRSSMGEQHFSEDLRTGVPSQLLTNRPDVQQAAFAFRAAFENTNVARTYFYPQLTITAEGGLSTLKIQDFFNRSVFYNIIGGLTQPIFNKRLNKTRLNIAKAQQQEAYYVYQKSLLQAGAEVSNALYAYKAAQEKQYSRAFQLQALEKSVDYTRELLQFSSATNYTDVLTSEQSLLAAQLGSVNDRLQQMQAVVNLYKALGGGWQDGGTESIKE, via the coding sequence ATGACGCTTAAACATAAAGAATTAGTCCTGGTAATGCTATTGGGCGCCTTTTTATATACTTCCTGCGTGACCCAAAAATTCCAGGAACCCGGCATGGCCGTAAGCGGACAATTGTACCGGGATACGGTAGTGACCGATAGCGCATCTTTCGCCACGGTAAATTTCACCCGCTTATTTACCGATACGGTTTTACAAAACCTCATCACGGCCGGCATTAATGAAAACCTCGACCTGAAGAAAGCCATGCAGCGGATGACCATGGCCCAGGAGAATGTACAGCAGGCCAAGGCAGATTTTTTCCCTTCCCTCCAGGGCAATGCCCGGGCAAATAGCAGCAAACAATCTATTGCGGCGTTGAACCTGCCGCCGGATTTTATCGGGACTTTCCCCCTGGCCATCACCACCTTCCAGGCCAGCATCAGTTCAAGCTGGGAAGCCGATATCTGGGGAAAATTGAAAAGCACGAAAAGGGTGGCAGTTGCGAATTTCCTGCAATCTGATGCAGCCCGGCGGGCCATCCAGACCCAACTGGTGGCGGATATAGCCGGGTATTATTTCCAGTTGCTTTCTTTAGATGAGCAGCTCAGGATCACGGAGCAAACACTCATTAACCGGAAGAAGGAAATGGAAACGATGAAGGTCCTGAAAGAAGCGGCCATAGTCACCGGTGCTGCCGTGGTGCAAAGTGAAGCCAATCGTTATGCAGCAGAAGTACTCATTCCCGATATCAAGCGGTTGATCCGCGAAACAGAAAACGCCCTGAGTATTTTAATTGCCAGGGCACCGGGGTCCATTAACCGCAGCTCTATGGGCGAGCAGCATTTCAGCGAAGACCTGCGTACCGGCGTGCCTTCCCAATTATTAACCAACCGTCCGGATGTTCAGCAGGCAGCATTCGCCTTCAGGGCTGCATTTGAAAATACCAATGTAGCCCGGACCTACTTTTATCCGCAATTGACTATCACTGCGGAAGGCGGGCTGTCAACCCTTAAGATCCAGGACTTTTTTAACCGGTCGGTATTTTACAATATCATCGGTGGCTTGACCCAGCCGATCTTCAACAAGCGACTCAATAAAACAAGGCTGAATATTGCAAAAGCCCAGCAGCAGGAAGCGTATTATGTTTACCAGAAGTCCCTCCTGCAAGCCGGGGCTGAAGTATCCAATGCCTTATACGCGTATAAGGCTGCGCAGGAAAAGCAATACAGCAGGGCCTTCCAGTTGCAGGCGTTGGAAAAATCGGTTGATTATACCAGGGAGTTATTGCAGTTCAGTTCAGCCACCAATTATACCGACGTCCTTACATCCGAGCAATCCTTACTGGCTGCCCAGCTTGGCAGCGTAAACGACCGCCTGCAACAAATGCAGGCCGTTGTTAACCTATATAAGGCCCTTGGAGGCGGCTGGCAGGATGGCGGAACAGAAAGCATAAAGGAATAA
- a CDS encoding copper homeostasis protein CutC, translating to MAEKARFEVCVFNVQSCIIAENCGAYRVELCENPVEGGTTPSYGQIRRARERVSIKLYPIIRPRCGNYYYTEDELAVIQSDIAVCKELGCDGISIGAQKINGEIDIDQLKQFVEWAYPMGVTCNRAFDATPDPFKALEDLIAAGCERVLTSGQKRGAPEAGELLGKLVQMAGNRIIIMPGAGITAANIKQLMAESGAKEYHGSVRKATKNPMSFANPNVLDFGNVYVPDEMALKAIIACL from the coding sequence ATGGCTGAAAAAGCAAGGTTCGAGGTTTGCGTTTTTAATGTACAGTCCTGCATCATTGCAGAAAATTGTGGCGCCTACCGGGTGGAGTTATGCGAAAACCCCGTTGAGGGCGGAACCACACCTAGTTATGGGCAGATCAGGCGGGCAAGGGAAAGGGTATCCATAAAATTATATCCCATTATACGGCCAAGGTGCGGCAACTATTATTACACGGAAGATGAACTGGCCGTTATCCAATCAGATATAGCCGTATGCAAGGAATTAGGCTGCGATGGCATTTCGATTGGCGCTCAGAAAATCAACGGTGAAATTGATATTGATCAACTGAAACAATTTGTTGAATGGGCATATCCCATGGGTGTAACCTGTAACCGGGCATTTGACGCTACCCCCGATCCTTTCAAAGCCCTGGAAGACCTCATTGCAGCAGGCTGTGAACGTGTATTGACCTCAGGGCAAAAAAGGGGGGCACCAGAGGCAGGCGAGTTGCTGGGGAAGCTGGTCCAGATGGCAGGCAACCGGATCATCATCATGCCTGGGGCAGGAATTACGGCTGCAAATATCAAACAGTTAATGGCCGAATCGGGTGCAAAAGAATACCATGGTTCTGTAAGGAAAGCAACAAAAAATCCCATGAGTTTTGCTAATCCGAATGTGCTTGATTTCGGAAACGTGTATGTACCGGATGAAATGGCATTAAAAGCGATTATAGCCTGTTTATAA
- a CDS encoding universal stress protein, protein MKKVLVPTDFSACATNAVEFALQSAKKIPMDITLLHAFELTGSVYTDYMGVNKEFNQLQLDEIRKQMHALAAVIEKDHGLVVKTKVITEALPKAILQATEAEKFDLIMMGTVGAGQSRNRFLSTKTGAEIGKTDTPVFVIPMDYKWQEPSTILFATNHFEEDPAILDPIFELAGLFPAKVQVAIFTDEENDTPYTFLDHTLTLPHYEEKLKKRYPESSISTIQLYGKDFSETLQRHIDEHDVDILVMVTYHKSLWDRFFHPSMTKQMSYHTKIPLLALPSQQAEWRQ, encoded by the coding sequence ATGAAAAAGGTATTAGTTCCCACTGATTTTTCAGCATGCGCCACCAATGCAGTTGAGTTTGCCCTGCAGTCGGCAAAAAAGATCCCCATGGACATCACACTGCTGCATGCCTTTGAATTAACGGGCAGCGTCTATACCGATTATATGGGCGTGAATAAGGAATTCAACCAACTGCAACTGGATGAGATCAGAAAGCAAATGCATGCCCTGGCAGCAGTCATCGAAAAGGACCATGGACTGGTGGTGAAAACAAAAGTGATCACGGAAGCGCTGCCCAAGGCCATCCTGCAGGCGACCGAAGCAGAAAAATTCGACCTCATCATGATGGGCACAGTAGGTGCCGGGCAAAGCCGCAACCGTTTCCTGAGTACCAAAACCGGTGCTGAGATCGGAAAGACCGACACCCCGGTATTCGTGATCCCGATGGATTACAAATGGCAGGAACCTTCCACGATTCTTTTTGCCACCAATCATTTTGAGGAAGACCCCGCCATACTGGATCCCATTTTTGAACTGGCGGGCCTTTTCCCGGCGAAGGTGCAGGTGGCCATATTTACCGATGAGGAAAATGACACGCCATATACTTTCCTGGACCATACGCTGACTTTGCCCCACTATGAAGAGAAACTGAAAAAGCGCTACCCCGAAAGCAGCATCAGTACGATACAACTTTACGGGAAGGATTTCAGCGAAACCCTGCAGCGTCATATTGATGAGCATGATGTTGATATACTGGTGATGGTCACTTACCACAAATCGCTGTGGGACCGGTTTTTCCATCCGAGCATGACAAAGCAGATGAGTTATCATACAAAGATCCCGTTGCTGGCCTTGCCGTCGCAGCAGGCGGAATGGCGGCAATAA